From a region of the Calliphora vicina chromosome 4, idCalVici1.1, whole genome shotgun sequence genome:
- the LOC135957896 gene encoding myb-like protein D — translation NNNNNNNNNNNNNNNNNNNNNNNNNNNNNNNNNNNNNNNNNNNNNNNNNNNNNNNNNNNNNNNNNNNNNNNNNNNNNNNNNNNNNNNNNNNNNNNNNNNNNNNNNNNNNNNNNNNNNNNNNNNNNNNNNNNNNNNNNNNNNNNNNNNNNNNNNNNNNNNNNNNNNNNNNNN, via the coding sequence aataataataataataataataataataataataataataataataataataataataataataataataataataataataataataataataataataataataataataataataataataataataataataataataataataataataataataataataataataataataataataataataataataataataataataataataataataataataataataataataataataataataataataataataataataataataataataataataataataataataataataataataataataataataataataataataataataataataataataataataataataataataataataataataataataataataataataataataataataataataataataataataataataataataataataataataataataataataataataataataataataataataataataataataataataataat